One Nitrososphaerota archaeon DNA segment encodes these proteins:
- the iolO gene encoding 5-keto-L-gluconate epimerase — protein MKFSIYLSMGKSFWVTIYETPIKESIEKVAKYGYNGIEIMPEDPTKVNINEIKEIIEENNLEVAAIGSGQVYTYHHLSFIHPNKEIREKAIKKVNECIDFARKIDSGIVIIGLVKGKIEEGVSLDEAWRNLIECIKKCGEYAEKNDIKLAIEPDNRYETDIVNNADEALKLIKEINLKSIKLMLDTFHMNIEEVSFSQTIKNVSKELIHFHVADSNRCAPGMGHINFKEIIDTLKEINYNGYIGIEVLPKPNADEAAKKSIEYLKKLL, from the coding sequence ATGAAATTCAGTATCTATCTTTCTATGGGAAAAAGCTTTTGGGTTACAATATATGAAACTCCAATTAAAGAAAGCATAGAAAAGGTTGCAAAATATGGTTATAATGGTATTGAAATTATGCCTGAAGATCCAACCAAAGTGAATATTAATGAAATAAAGGAAATAATAGAAGAAAATAATTTAGAAGTAGCTGCAATTGGTTCTGGGCAGGTTTATACTTATCATCATCTTAGTTTTATTCATCCAAATAAAGAAATTAGAGAAAAAGCTATAAAAAAAGTGAATGAATGCATAGATTTTGCTAGAAAAATAGATTCAGGAATAGTTATAATTGGATTAGTTAAAGGAAAAATTGAAGAAGGAGTATCTTTAGATGAAGCTTGGAGGAACCTTATTGAATGCATAAAAAAATGTGGTGAATATGCTGAAAAAAATGATATAAAATTAGCTATTGAACCAGATAATAGATATGAAACAGATATAGTAAATAATGCTGATGAAGCTTTAAAATTAATTAAAGAAATTAATTTAAAATCTATAAAATTAATGCTTGATACATTTCATATGAATATCGAAGAAGTTTCTTTTTCTCAAACAATAAAAAATGTAAGTAAAGAATTAATTCATTTCCATGTAGCTGATAGTAATAGATGTGCACCTGGAATGGGGCATATAAATTTTAAAGAAATAATAGATACATTAAAAGAAATTAATTATAATGGTTATATCGGAATAGAAGTTCTTCCAAAACCTAATGCAGATGAAGCAGCTAAAAAAAGCATTGAATATCTTAAAAAATTATTATAA
- a CDS encoding phosphoglycerate dehydrogenase — protein sequence MKDKMRVFISSRSFGVACPEAIELIKKVAEIERSTFGRKLNEKELMDIVPYYDGIIIGMDEVTEKVIYSSKKLKVIAKHGIGLDNIDLNAATKHGVIVTFVPQQNADSVADFTFCLILALARKIVDAHLSTIKGEWSPLKFVGKEIYGKTLGIIGLGSIGLRVAKRAKGFDMRILCTTAHPEKHKKEAEIYGIEFVNLETLLKESDIITIHIPLTPETKGMIGDKEFSLMKKDALLINTARGPIVNEEALIKALKEKRIAGAALDVFEKEPPDKDNPLFKLENVIVAPHMASYTVEALSRVDLTLAQDLVKALKGEKPQYIANPQVFER from the coding sequence ATGAAAGATAAAATGAGAGTTTTTATTTCTTCAAGATCTTTTGGAGTAGCTTGTCCAGAAGCTATAGAATTAATAAAAAAAGTTGCAGAAATTGAAAGATCAACGTTTGGAAGAAAATTAAATGAGAAAGAATTAATGGATATAGTTCCATATTATGATGGGATTATTATTGGAATGGATGAAGTAACAGAAAAAGTCATATATTCTTCAAAAAAATTAAAAGTTATTGCGAAACATGGTATTGGATTAGATAATATAGATTTAAATGCTGCTACAAAGCATGGAGTAATAGTTACCTTTGTTCCACAACAAAATGCAGATTCTGTTGCTGATTTTACCTTTTGTTTAATATTAGCTTTAGCAAGGAAAATCGTAGATGCACACCTTTCAACTATAAAAGGAGAATGGTCTCCTTTAAAATTTGTAGGTAAAGAAATATATGGAAAAACTTTAGGAATAATTGGATTGGGTTCAATAGGTTTAAGAGTAGCAAAAAGGGCAAAAGGTTTTGATATGAGAATTTTATGCACAACTGCTCATCCAGAAAAACATAAAAAAGAAGCAGAAATTTATGGGATAGAGTTTGTTAATTTAGAAACTCTTTTAAAAGAATCCGATATTATAACAATACATATTCCATTAACTCCTGAAACAAAAGGAATGATAGGAGATAAAGAATTTTCATTAATGAAAAAAGATGCTTTATTAATAAATACTGCTCGTGGACCAATAGTTAATGAAGAAGCATTAATTAAAGCATTAAAAGAGAAAAGAATTGCTGGAGCTGCATTAGATGTTTTTGAAAAGGAGCCACCTGATAAAGATAATCCATTATTTAAATTAGAAAATGTTATAGTTGCACCACATATGGCATCTTATACTGTTGAAGCATTATCAAGAGTTGATTTAACTCTTGCTCAAGATTTAGTAAAAGCTTTGAAAGGAGAAAAGCCACAATACATAGCTAACCCTCAAGTATTTGAAAGATAA
- the ilvD gene encoding dihydroxy-acid dehydratase, protein MNLNRLKHKSRIITEGVERAPHRSLFKAMGYTNEDIEKPFIGIANSWNEIIPGHLHLNEISKYVKDGVYSAGGTPIEFNTIGICDGIAMGHEGMKASLVSRDIIADSIELMTLAHCFDALVLIASCDKIEPGMIMAAARLNIPSIFINGGPMLTGKLGERMLAYGDVYEAIGAYSAGKISLEEFKNIEEFACPGVGSCAGLYTANTMAILIEALGLSLPGSSTIPAIDSRRKIIAKETGKAILKVLENDIKPRDILTFESFENAITVDLAMGGSTNTVLHLLAIAHEANVKLTIDDFDRINSRTPHIADLLPGGRFPIWQFDKIGGVPFLMKKLLKAGLLNEGVITVTGKTLKENLEEYSFPFIEKQEIVKDINNPIRKTGALVILKGNLAPEGAIVKVAGVEKLIHEGPAKVFNCEEDAYKAIIKGEIEKGDVIVVRYEGPRGGPGMREMLSITAAVVGSGLSKHVALITDGRFSGATRGLMVGHVSPEAAVGGPIAIVENNDIILIDAISKKLELKISKEEIEKRLKKWVPSKPKYTCGSLARYSKLASSASKGALMSM, encoded by the coding sequence ATGAATTTGAATAGATTAAAGCATAAAAGTCGTATTATTACTGAAGGTGTAGAAAGAGCTCCCCATAGGTCTCTTTTTAAAGCTATGGGATATACAAATGAAGATATAGAAAAACCATTTATAGGAATTGCTAATTCTTGGAATGAAATAATTCCTGGGCATTTACATCTTAATGAAATTAGTAAATACGTTAAAGATGGTGTTTATTCAGCTGGGGGAACACCGATCGAATTTAATACTATAGGTATATGCGATGGAATAGCAATGGGTCATGAAGGAATGAAAGCTTCTTTAGTTAGCAGAGATATTATAGCAGATTCTATAGAATTAATGACATTAGCTCATTGCTTTGATGCCTTAGTGCTTATAGCTAGTTGTGATAAAATCGAGCCAGGAATGATAATGGCAGCAGCTAGACTTAATATCCCATCAATTTTTATTAATGGCGGTCCTATGCTAACAGGAAAATTAGGAGAAAGGATGCTTGCATATGGTGATGTTTATGAAGCTATAGGAGCATATTCTGCAGGAAAAATATCATTAGAAGAATTTAAGAACATAGAAGAATTTGCATGTCCAGGAGTAGGATCATGTGCAGGATTGTATACAGCAAATACGATGGCTATATTAATAGAAGCATTAGGTTTATCATTACCTGGTAGTTCCACTATACCTGCTATTGATTCAAGAAGAAAAATAATTGCTAAAGAGACTGGAAAAGCAATATTAAAAGTTCTTGAGAATGATATTAAACCAAGAGATATATTAACTTTTGAATCTTTTGAAAATGCAATAACTGTTGATTTAGCTATGGGAGGATCGACAAATACTGTACTTCATTTATTAGCAATTGCTCATGAAGCAAATGTTAAACTTACAATTGATGATTTTGATAGGATAAATTCAAGAACTCCTCATATAGCAGATTTATTGCCTGGTGGAAGATTTCCAATATGGCAATTTGATAAAATTGGAGGAGTACCATTTTTAATGAAGAAATTATTAAAAGCTGGTTTATTAAATGAAGGTGTAATAACTGTAACTGGAAAAACTCTTAAAGAAAATTTAGAAGAATATTCATTTCCATTTATTGAAAAACAAGAAATAGTGAAAGATATAAATAATCCTATTAGGAAAACTGGAGCACTTGTAATTCTTAAGGGTAATTTAGCACCTGAAGGAGCAATAGTAAAAGTAGCTGGTGTTGAAAAATTAATACATGAAGGGCCTGCAAAAGTATTCAATTGTGAAGAAGATGCTTATAAAGCTATAATTAAAGGAGAAATAGAAAAAGGAGATGTAATAGTAGTAAGATATGAAGGACCAAGAGGAGGCCCAGGAATGAGAGAAATGTTATCCATAACAGCTGCTGTAGTTGGTAGTGGTTTAAGTAAGCATGTAGCACTTATAACTGATGGACGTTTTTCAGGTGCTACTAGAGGCTTAATGGTTGGACATGTATCTCCAGAAGCAGCAGTTGGAGGTCCTATAGCAATCGTAGAAAATAATGATATAATTCTAATAGATGCTATATCTAAGAAGCTTGAATTAAAAATAAGCAAAGAAGAAATTGAGAAAAGGCTAAAAAAATGGGTACCATCAAAACCTAAATATACTTGCGGCTCATTAGCTAGATATAGTAAATTAGCTTCATCAGCTTCAAAAGGAGCTTTAATGTCTATGTAA
- a CDS encoding Nramp family divalent metal transporter, with the protein MLEKREEVIHLGKLEPLKRADFPILPGILAMMGPGVVWASMAQGSGELIWWPYLAAKYGEAFVWWLWPACLLQYWVNLELIRYTTLTGEATFAGFTRFNRIYSFIMWIMLLITFSWFGGYASGGGTALAALTNFPPGWDARSQTLFWAYLTVAIFFLGLTLFPVIYKGIEKFMIVVTIICVVGLAAAISHPDVAPYWPRFLSAAFKVQGFPANWDPKDTSTFLTCICFAGMGGFFNVMYSYWVRDKHVGMASYIGRVTSPITGKPETIPATGVAPYDTPENHKRYKQWLKYLYVDNSIAVFVNMLTVTWTMFLGFSVLNPRGLVPSGWELVKHQGEWFGAFWGYWGRALMWIVAAAFIADTWLGSCDAISRMHADYLYSNFKRLRVKSFRWWYYFWVIVLTIVTCITMLLAQPGELLITTGVLNFISMTLYCPILIYMNYYKIPKTVAKWTRPHVFWLIVGIIVTTVYAILSVWYLGVTFKLI; encoded by the coding sequence ATGTTGGAAAAAAGAGAAGAAGTTATTCATTTAGGTAAATTAGAACCATTAAAACGTGCTGATTTTCCAATTCTTCCTGGAATACTTGCAATGATGGGCCCAGGTGTGGTATGGGCATCAATGGCACAAGGTAGTGGAGAATTAATTTGGTGGCCATATTTAGCTGCAAAATATGGAGAAGCATTTGTATGGTGGCTTTGGCCAGCATGCCTTTTACAATATTGGGTTAATCTTGAATTAATTAGATATACTACTTTAACAGGCGAAGCTACATTCGCAGGATTTACAAGGTTTAATAGAATATATTCATTTATAATGTGGATTATGCTACTTATTACTTTCTCATGGTTTGGAGGATATGCATCAGGTGGTGGAACTGCTTTAGCTGCACTTACGAATTTCCCACCTGGATGGGATGCGAGAAGCCAAACGCTTTTCTGGGCATATTTAACAGTTGCTATATTCTTTTTAGGTTTAACATTATTTCCAGTCATATATAAAGGTATAGAAAAATTTATGATCGTAGTTACAATAATCTGTGTTGTAGGCTTAGCTGCTGCTATTTCTCATCCAGATGTAGCCCCATATTGGCCTAGATTTCTTAGTGCAGCATTTAAAGTTCAAGGATTTCCAGCTAATTGGGATCCAAAAGATACATCGACATTCTTAACATGTATATGCTTTGCAGGAATGGGTGGATTCTTCAATGTTATGTATAGCTATTGGGTAAGAGATAAACATGTTGGAATGGCTTCATATATAGGACGTGTTACAAGTCCAATTACAGGTAAACCAGAAACTATTCCTGCTACAGGAGTTGCACCTTATGATACTCCAGAGAATCATAAAAGATATAAGCAATGGTTAAAGTACTTATATGTAGATAATTCCATAGCAGTTTTTGTAAATATGCTTACAGTTACTTGGACCATGTTCTTAGGCTTTTCTGTTTTAAATCCAAGAGGATTAGTTCCTTCAGGATGGGAACTTGTAAAACATCAAGGAGAATGGTTTGGTGCTTTCTGGGGATATTGGGGAAGAGCTCTTATGTGGATTGTTGCAGCTGCTTTCATAGCAGATACTTGGCTTGGATCATGTGATGCTATATCAAGAATGCATGCAGATTATTTATATTCAAACTTTAAGCGACTTAGAGTAAAATCTTTTAGATGGTGGTATTATTTCTGGGTGATAGTATTAACAATTGTAACATGTATAACAATGCTTCTTGCCCAGCCTGGTGAATTATTAATTACTACTGGAGTATTAAACTTTATATCTATGACTTTATATTGTCCAATTTTAATTTACATGAATTATTATAAAATACCAAAGACAGTAGCTAAATGGACAAGACCACATGTATTTTGGTTAATAGTTGGCATTATTGTAACTACAGTTTATGCAATACTTAGTGTTTGGTACTTAGGCGTAACATTCAAATTAATTTAA
- a CDS encoding winged helix-turn-helix transcriptional regulator, with the protein MLNKLLIFTLLTIATLMPIKPYYSSTYTVLNIEVYEDGWCEVTHIITNINSEFINVSIAKDAEFLLVLDFSEEPLDYELYNGEINIYSENLTGVKIIYYTQSFTSKNTEGVWTFNLLTDANEINIILPRYSTILGFEETPLKIRMEYEKISLSFNSKKISFHYIIEAPILKTTTQTKSSETLTTYLKTETQFITKTISNKTTIITSLITYTLTETIKESITKIETEFGLNIFYIILPLIVIAIILVIILLKKKRETMREYLTEEEEAIINILKKRDGVYQSELIEILNLPKTTVWRHLKRLEKMGKIKIIRKENKNYIVLK; encoded by the coding sequence ATGTTAAATAAGCTTCTTATATTTACTCTTTTAACAATTGCTACACTCATGCCAATAAAACCATATTATTCAAGCACTTATACTGTATTAAATATAGAAGTATATGAGGATGGTTGGTGTGAAGTAACTCATATAATTACTAATATAAATTCAGAATTCATTAATGTATCTATCGCAAAAGATGCAGAATTTTTACTCGTTTTAGATTTTTCTGAAGAACCATTAGATTATGAACTATATAATGGAGAAATAAATATTTATTCTGAAAATTTAACAGGAGTAAAAATAATATATTATACTCAAAGTTTTACTTCTAAAAATACTGAAGGGGTATGGACATTTAATTTATTAACGGATGCAAATGAGATAAATATAATCCTTCCAAGATATTCCACTATATTAGGATTTGAAGAAACTCCTTTAAAAATAAGAATGGAATATGAAAAAATTTCTCTTTCATTCAATTCTAAAAAAATATCTTTTCATTATATTATTGAAGCGCCAATATTAAAAACTACAACTCAAACAAAGTCTAGTGAAACTTTAACAACTTATCTAAAAACAGAAACTCAATTTATTACTAAAACAATATCAAACAAAACTACTATTATAACTTCTTTAATCACGTATACGCTTACTGAAACTATTAAAGAATCTATAACAAAAATTGAAACTGAATTTGGTTTAAATATATTTTATATAATTTTGCCATTAATAGTAATTGCAATAATTTTAGTAATTATTTTATTAAAAAAGAAAAGAGAGACTATGCGTGAATATTTAACTGAAGAAGAAGAAGCAATAATAAATATTTTGAAAAAACGTGATGGAGTTTATCAAAGCGAATTAATAGAAATTCTTAATTTACCAAAAACAACTGTTTGGAGACATTTGAAAAGATTAGAGAAAATGGGAAAAATAAAAATCATAAGAAAAGAAAATAAAAATTATATTGTATTAAAATAG
- a CDS encoding ATP-binding protein, which translates to MTLTEFKKIVYERIEISSLRKIEQNNFKILGMNIILNKNSFNISNRNISEIRIKSIENENIKSSINMLRGLCINNFEGMFSLSYEPFNYEIRFSIINSLNNLNLEISKIKSCILSSYPNSEIEILKPSIDNITWPIGGIPISKYKNSLIVLRNSKFSSISFLLMKIDNILNIENGLENSLISSIESNCSFRFCIPIKSYNGILSSFYLFLKKKKILSEYSKIYKELEENKLFNIKNKFISYDIEKSNKINYLYNKYEKLNKEIGYWKCSPIIVVIGPPSINIEEAYKKQRKYLECIKSSFSSSYNIKIKEINFLNLNSIAKNLLLRKILNNKINLTNEELSLFINIPNIKIPSISYINKKNIDFEFDINEINKNGILLGYYEYFKNKLKIKIGIEDLPLHLAIFGVPGSGKTTLAKKLIRKYINIGGKVMIFDRHGEYNDFEDFIILNSNNLRINLFENNNYENHAKILSEIFSMAYPDEFGPLVSSIFRRMYLKYIFNFDNHNLISFIYFIEKNLNEDIIFKSNKAKDKVFSLLSRLSELAEGEIGKIFNCYKNEIKIEDILNNNVIFDLKNLDTERDSNILTWIILKKVYDYRKKNNNIGLPHIIVCEEAHNIVPFKFEGKETIIEKMLKEMRKFNESIWIIDQRPINVSRDILALCGTIICLRLQYSSDIEKISDTMHLNKE; encoded by the coding sequence ATGACATTAACTGAATTTAAAAAAATAGTATATGAAAGAATTGAAATAAGTAGTTTAAGAAAAATTGAGCAAAATAATTTTAAAATTCTTGGAATGAATATTATTCTTAATAAAAATTCTTTTAATATTTCAAATAGAAATATTTCAGAAATAAGAATAAAATCTATAGAGAATGAAAATATTAAATCAAGTATAAATATGCTTAGAGGATTATGTATAAACAATTTTGAAGGAATGTTTTCATTATCTTATGAACCATTCAATTATGAAATAAGATTTTCTATAATAAATTCTTTAAATAATTTAAATTTAGAAATATCAAAAATTAAATCATGCATATTATCAAGTTATCCAAATTCTGAAATTGAAATATTAAAACCTTCTATTGATAATATTACATGGCCAATTGGTGGCATACCAATTTCAAAATATAAAAATTCATTAATTGTATTAAGAAATTCAAAATTTTCATCAATATCTTTCTTATTAATGAAAATAGATAATATTCTTAATATTGAAAATGGTCTTGAAAATTCTTTAATATCTTCTATTGAAAGCAATTGTTCATTTAGATTTTGTATTCCAATAAAATCATACAATGGAATATTATCTTCTTTTTATTTATTTTTAAAAAAGAAAAAAATATTATCAGAATATTCTAAAATTTATAAAGAATTAGAAGAAAATAAATTATTCAATATTAAAAATAAATTCATTAGTTATGATATTGAAAAATCTAATAAAATTAATTATCTTTATAATAAATATGAAAAATTGAATAAAGAAATTGGATATTGGAAATGTTCTCCTATAATTGTAGTTATAGGGCCACCTTCAATAAATATTGAAGAAGCATATAAAAAACAAAGAAAATATTTAGAATGTATAAAATCTTCTTTTTCTTCTTCTTATAATATTAAAATTAAAGAAATAAATTTTTTAAATTTAAATAGTATAGCAAAGAATTTATTATTAAGAAAAATATTAAATAATAAAATAAATTTAACAAATGAAGAATTATCTTTATTCATAAATATTCCAAATATTAAAATTCCAAGTATATCTTATATTAATAAAAAGAATATTGATTTTGAATTTGATATAAATGAAATAAATAAAAATGGAATATTATTAGGATATTATGAATATTTTAAGAATAAATTAAAAATAAAAATTGGAATTGAAGATTTACCTTTACATTTAGCAATATTTGGTGTTCCAGGATCTGGAAAAACAACTCTTGCAAAGAAATTAATTAGAAAATATATAAATATTGGAGGAAAAGTAATGATATTTGATAGACATGGAGAATATAATGATTTTGAAGATTTTATAATTTTAAATAGCAATAATCTTAGAATTAATTTATTTGAAAATAATAATTATGAAAATCATGCTAAAATATTAAGTGAGATATTTTCAATGGCATATCCAGATGAATTTGGACCATTAGTTTCTTCTATTTTTAGAAGAATGTATTTAAAATATATTTTTAATTTTGATAATCATAATTTAATTAGTTTTATTTATTTTATTGAGAAAAATTTAAATGAAGATATTATTTTTAAATCTAATAAAGCAAAAGATAAAGTTTTTTCTTTATTAAGTAGATTAAGTGAGCTTGCAGAAGGAGAAATTGGAAAAATATTCAATTGCTATAAAAATGAAATAAAAATAGAAGATATTCTTAATAATAATGTAATATTTGATTTAAAAAATTTAGATACCGAAAGAGATTCTAATATATTAACATGGATAATATTAAAGAAAGTTTATGATTATAGGAAAAAGAATAATAATATTGGATTGCCTCACATTATTGTTTGTGAAGAAGCACATAACATTGTTCCATTTAAATTTGAAGGGAAAGAAACAATAATTGAGAAAATGTTAAAAGAAATGAGAAAATTTAATGAATCTATATGGATTATAGATCAAAGGCCAATAAATGTATCAAGAGATATTCTTGCACTTTGTGGAACAATAATATGTTTAAGATTACAATATTCAAGTGATATAGAAAAAATTTCAGATACAATGCATTTGAATAAAGAATAA
- a CDS encoding zinc ribbon domain-containing protein → MQIRKIVKLKTIDNNESLWNILNYWNIAKYRYRRNIEFDLPSTLKASMKLFNKFNVSHLTFCETGFNMGFDNNEIKLTSLEKYKRISLKIDNDSMKYLKKEINNGAKATMIMVLPPSYKKGHHKRREIVRNNHWILHVTLKKDVRLLTKEEFKKFQRIAIIGVDLNSKHGVGYAIWTWNRSNGSIKEEEIGFVKPKIKPHIFQEKNLEKLQRIHKDSVKYNIRFQRINARIRRQNKDWIEKVSKNLIDIALKSIEKYNCEIAIISFEDLKDYEVNKNNNNNKINKANNQWLRKIIQRTFEKSIWGHSTKVLTYLPTYNKNQRNLKQILINPYRTSKMCSKCGNRIELITNNEIYCKYCNKHKNRHLNSAGNIVRKTILNICYFIDALPEHVVLEDLPEAKTSYHRKSSIPYEY, encoded by the coding sequence ATGCAAATAAGGAAAATTGTAAAATTGAAAACTATTGATAATAATGAATCTCTTTGGAATATATTGAATTATTGGAATATTGCAAAGTATAGATATAGAAGAAATATAGAATTTGATTTACCATCAACATTAAAAGCTTCAATGAAACTATTCAATAAATTCAATGTTTCTCATTTAACATTTTGCGAAACTGGTTTCAATATGGGCTTTGATAATAATGAAATAAAGTTAACTAGCTTAGAGAAATACAAAAGAATTTCATTAAAAATCGATAATGATAGTATGAAATATCTTAAAAAAGAAATTAATAATGGAGCAAAAGCTACAATGATAATGGTTTTACCACCAAGTTATAAGAAAGGGCATCATAAAAGAAGAGAAATAGTTAGAAATAATCATTGGATTTTACATGTAACTTTAAAGAAAGATGTTAGACTTTTGACTAAAGAAGAATTCAAAAAGTTTCAAAGAATTGCAATAATAGGTGTAGATTTAAATTCAAAGCATGGTGTAGGATATGCAATATGGACTTGGAATAGAAGCAATGGTTCAATAAAAGAAGAAGAAATTGGATTTGTTAAACCAAAAATAAAGCCACATATATTTCAAGAAAAGAATTTGGAAAAACTTCAAAGAATTCATAAAGATTCAGTAAAATACAATATTAGATTTCAAAGAATAAATGCAAGAATAAGAAGGCAAAATAAAGATTGGATAGAAAAAGTTTCAAAGAATCTTATTGATATTGCTTTAAAAAGTATTGAGAAATATAATTGTGAAATTGCAATAATTTCATTTGAAGATTTAAAAGATTATGAAGTAAATAAAAATAATAACAATAATAAAATAAATAAAGCAAACAATCAATGGTTAAGGAAAATAATTCAAAGAACATTTGAGAAGAGCATATGGGGCCATTCTACAAAGGTATTAACATATCTACCAACATACAATAAAAATCAAAGAAATCTAAAACAAATTCTAATAAATCCTTATAGAACTTCAAAGATGTGTAGCAAATGTGGAAATAGAATAGAATTAATAACAAATAATGAAATATACTGTAAATATTGTAATAAACATAAAAATAGACATTTAAATAGTGCAGGTAATATAGTAAGAAAAACAATATTAAATATTTGCTATTTTATTGATGCCCTTCCAGAACATGTCGTTCTGGAGGACTTGCCAGAAGCCAAAACTTCCTATCATAGAAAATCCAGCATCCCCTATGAGTAT